A single window of Gossypium hirsutum isolate 1008001.06 chromosome A10, Gossypium_hirsutum_v2.1, whole genome shotgun sequence DNA harbors:
- the LOC107897364 gene encoding LOW QUALITY PROTEIN: pentatricopeptide repeat-containing protein At1g52620-like (The sequence of the model RefSeq protein was modified relative to this genomic sequence to represent the inferred CDS: inserted 1 base in 1 codon), translating to MSKAILSRIKPLHTPKSTSLSPLRVPPHVKNLINETIQILKTHQQWPDSLQTRFCDEETRVSEIAHYVFDKIHDVELGIKFFNWVSKQETLHFPFNGLAYSSFLKLLARFKLFSEIDTALENMKMEETKPTFEAXLIRVYADYSFVDKALELFYSVLKIHDCVPNLIACNSLLNMLVKLKKVKIARKVFDEMVVRDGCVDNYSVSIMVKGLCSIGKVEEGKKLIEHMWGKRCVPDVVFYNTLIDGYSAKGDVEKANELFKNMKMKGFLPTLKTYGAMINGFCKKGDFDAIDKLLKEMKEMGVSVNTQVHNTILDARFKHGFEVNVKDTVKQMIKSGCEPDIVTYNTLIGGLCKDGKVQKAGQLLEQAKKKWLTLNKISFTPLIQCYCKIREYLVALDLLIEMSERGHKPDVVAFGSLVHGLVAMGEVDAALTIRHRMLERGVLPDAGIYNVLMNGLCKKGKLSAAKVLLREMLDQNVPPDAFIYATLVDGFIRDGDLHEAKELFDVMIGEGMNLGVVGYNAMIKGFCKFGKMKEALLCVTKMMKAHLTPDQFTYSTIIDGYIKQHDIGGALRMFGQMVKRQCKPNVVTYTSLINGFCRNGDFITAEKAFKEMQSCGLELNVVTYTILIGSFCKEGKLAKAVLYFELMLSNKCIPNEVTFNYIVNGFTNSPGAVLDNQCLEKRSLFLESYNMIISDGLVQRAAVYNSILLCLCQNGMTRIALQLKDRLMNKGFLSDPVSSAAFLHGICLEGQSKEWRNVISVDLNEQGLQIALKYSELLIQCLPCGITSEASLILQDLIKRCSYENQREDLKISAK from the exons ATGTCTAAAGCCATTCTCTCTCGTATCAAACCTCTCCACACCCCAAAGAGCACTTCTCTTTCACCGTTGCGCGTCCCTCCCCATGTCAAAAACCTCATCAATGAAACCATTCAAATCCTCAAAACCCACCAGCAATGGCCGGATTCCCTTCAAACCCGTTTTTGCGACGAAGAAACCCGCGTTTCGGAGATTGCCCATTACGTGTTTGATAAAATACATGACGTAGAATTAGGTATAAAGTTCTTTAATTGGGTTTCTAAACAAGAAACTCTGCATTTTCCCTTCAATGGGTTGGCTTATTCTTCATTTTTAAAGCTCCTAGCGAGGTTTAAACTATTTTCCGAGATCGATACTGCGCTGGAGAATATGaaaatggaagaaacaaaacctACGTTTGAAG TTCTTATTCGTGTTTATGCGGATTATAGCTTTGTTGATAAAGCTCTTGAACTGTTCTATTCTGTGCTTAAGATTCATGACTGTGTTCCTAATCTGATTGCTTGTAATTCGTTGCTTAATATGCTTGTGAAGTTAAAAAAAGTTAAGATCGCCCGTAAAGTGTTCGATGAAATGGTTGTAAGAGATGGTTGTGTGGATAATTATAGTGTCAGTATAATGGTGAAGGGTTTATGTAGCATAGGGAAGGTTGAGGAAGGTAAAAAATTGATTGAGCATATGTGGGGGAAAAGGTGTGTTCCAGATGTTGTTTTTTATAATACATTAATTGATGGGTATTCTGCTAAAGGTGATGTTGAAAAGGCTAATGAACTTTTTAAGAATATGAAAATGAAGGGATTTTTGCCTACCTTGAAGACTTACGGAGCCATGATAAACGGGTTTTGTAAGAAAGGGGATTTTGATGCAATAGACAAGCTTttgaaagaaatgaaagaaatgggtGTCTCTGTTAATACTCAAGTTCATAATACCATCCTTGATGCTCGATTTAAGCATGGTTTTGAGGTTAATGTGAAAGACACTGTAAAGCAGATGATTAAGAGTGGATGTGAACCTGATATTGTTACATATAACACTTTGATTGGTGGTTTATGTAAGGATGGGAAGGTTCAGAAAGCAGGTCAGCTACTGGAACAGGCAAAGAAGAAGTGGTTGACACTGAATAAAATTAGTTTTACCCCTTTGATACAATGCTATTGTAAAATAAGGGAATATCTTGTGGCACTAGATTTGCTTATTGAAATGTCAGAGAGGGGACATAAACCTGATGTAGTCGCTTTTGGATCTCTTGTCCATGGACTTGTTGCAATGGGAGAGGTGGATGCTGCATTAACAATTCGACACAGGATGTTAGAAAGGGGAGTTTTGCCTGATGCTGGTATATATAATGTTTTGATGAATGGACTTTGCAAGAAAGGAAAACTTTCTGCTGCTAAAGTCCTCCTCAGAGAGATGCTTGACCAAAATGTACCCCCTGATGCATTTATTTATGCCACTCTGGTTGATGGGTTCATCAGGGATGGTGATCTCCATGAGGCAAAAGAACTCTTTGATGTCATGATTGGAGAAGGCATGAATCTTGGTGTTGTGGGATATAATGCCATGATTAAGGGTTTCTGCAAATTTGGAAAGATGAAGGAAGCATTATTATGCGTCACTAAAATGATGAAAGCACATCTTACCCCAGATCAGTTCACTTACTCTACTATTATAGACGGTTACATAAAGCAGCATGACATAGGTGGTGCCCTAAGGATGTTTGGACAGATGGTGAAAAGACAATGCAAGCCCAATGTGGTAACGTACACCTCCCTAATCAATGGGTTTTGTAGAAATGGAGATTTCATTACGGCTGAAAAAGCTTTTAAAGAGATGCAATCTTGTGGTTTGGAACTTAATGTAGTCACATACACTATACTTATTGGGAGTTTTTGCAAGGAAGGTAAACTGGCAAAAGCAGTCCTCTATTTTGAGTTGATGCTATCTAACAAGTGCATTCCTAATGAGGTTACTTTCAATTATATTGTAAATGGCTTCACAAACAGTCCAGGTGCAGTTCTGGATAATCAGTGTTTGGAGAAGAGATCTCTTTTTCTTGAATCTTATAATATGATCATATCTGATGGATTGGTTCAAAGAGCTGCTGTTTATAACTCTATCCTCCTCTGCCTTTGCCAAAATGGAATGACTAGAATTGCTTTGCAATTGAAAGATAGGCTGATGAACAAGGGCTTCCTCTCTGACCCTGTCTCTTCCGCTGCCTTTCTACATGGCATTTGTTTGGAGGGACAATCAAAGGAATGGAGGAACGTAATTTCTGTTGATTTAAATGAACAGGGACTTCAAATTGCTTTGAAGTACTCAGAACTTTTGATCCAATGTCTGCCTTGCGGAATAACTTCTGAGGCATCGCTAATTTTGCAGGACTTGATTAAACGGTGCAGCTATGAAAACCAAAGGGAAGATCTCAAAATATCTGCAAAATAG